ATTTTTTACTCCAGCAGCCAAAAACATCTTACTAATCGCAATTCCTGCTGCTCCACCACCATTAATAACTGCATGAATCTCATCGATTTTCTTCCCTGTCAAACGTAAACCATTATAAAGTGCAGCTAAAACAATAATCGCTGTTCCATGCTGATCATCATGGAAAACGGGAATATCTAATTGCTCTTTTAAACGACGCTCAATTTCAAAACAGCGTGGTGCGCTAATATCTTCTAAATTAATCCCACCAAAAGAAGGCGAAATGGCTACAATATGAGAAATAATTTCTTCTACATCTTGAGTTGCTAAAGAAATAGGAACGGCATTTACATTTCCAAACCGTTTGAACAAGGCTGCTTTCCCTTCCATTACCGGAATAGCAGCTTCAGGTCCGATATTTCCTAAACCTAAAACAGCTGAGCCATCTGTCACAACCGCAACCATATTGCGTTTAGTCGTATAATCAAATACTTTTTCTGGATTTTCAGCAATAGCTGTACAAACAGCTGCCACACCTGGAGTATACGCGATACTCAAATCTTCCATTGTTTCAATCGGAACTGTTGGAACCACTTCTAATTTTCCGCCTTTTTCTTTACTAATCGCTAATGCTTTTGCTTTTACATCTGTCATCTTCTACACTCTCGCTCTCCATTTATCATTTTTTATGATTATTTCTAATTTCTAAAAGAAAAATCGCATCAAAGCTGTCATTGAAATAACGGTTATCGCTCCGCCTAAACGTGTCGCAACTT
This Carnobacterium maltaromaticum DSM 20342 DNA region includes the following protein-coding sequences:
- a CDS encoding NAD(P)-dependent malic enzyme, with protein sequence MTDVKAKALAISKEKGGKLEVVPTVPIETMEDLSIAYTPGVAAVCTAIAENPEKVFDYTTKRNMVAVVTDGSAVLGLGNIGPEAAIPVMEGKAALFKRFGNVNAVPISLATQDVEEIISHIVAISPSFGGINLEDISAPRCFEIERRLKEQLDIPVFHDDQHGTAIIVLAALYNGLRLTGKKIDEIHAVINGGGAAGIAISKMFLAAGVKNLMIVDKTGIISATDENLPTHHAEMAKITNLEHRTGSLEEALKGADVFVGVSAPGALKQEWVRHMNDKAMVFAMANPTPEIFPDEAKAGGAYIVGTGRSDFPNQINNVLAFPGIFRGALDARASDITIEMQIAAAQGIASVVTDEQLAPDYIMPDVFTPGVADIVANSVRKAVK